The Acropora palmata chromosome 3, jaAcrPala1.3, whole genome shotgun sequence nucleotide sequence AGATATATACTGATTGTCTTTGGCCTGGCACGCGAGTATCTTTCTCGCGCTGAGGATCTTGGCGAAACTGCGGGGGCAAATGCGGTCCATTTAGCTTAACACCTAACATTTCAACACAGTCTCGACCGCTGTTTACACTAACGCTTCGTTGTCCAGCGTCGTAAGGATAACAACACGCAAAAACTGCAAACTTACTAGCGTTTTTATCAACATTGAGTTCTTCTTGTTACAAACTGAAGTCTTTCCGACCCGGCAGGCGTTACTGTAAATGCAACTGAACATTACAGAAACAGAGAGGCGcactcattcattcatttatttatttgcctttttgccccaatataataataatttatccgTAGTTATTCACTCTTTGTCGAATACCAGATACTCGTTTAAACTGAACTAAACCACAAACTTGTACCATTGAACTCCGTGACCCTTTATGATGCGTTTTGGCATTTCGTGTACGTATTATCTGTATTTTGAGGTGTGTCATGATCGTCCTTGTGCCGATCAAATCTTTGTTCACTAAATATTTGAACGGATGTCACGTTGTCACGTTTCTATATTTGCACGGATGTCACGTTGTCACGTTTCTATATTTGCACGGATGTCACGTTGtcacgtttctttttaatcTGGCTTTATGTCGTTCTCGATTCTGGACTTCTGCCGTACGCATTACCTTACCGGCTTAATCAACAGTTTCTCACTTTGTTTTTTGGGACATTCGGCTGATCCACCCCATGACATCCGAACTAACCGAGAGGGGATTGCCTCTCCGAGTTGTTACAAttcacaaaaaatgttttcgagTTCACGGTAATGAATGGGAGACACATCGCAAAATGTTACTGGCAGTCGCAAATGAGTAAAaacaaggctgatcaaacagtgtaatgaatatatattgttttattCAATCATTCAAAAGGCACGTgcactgcctttcttcatcagggtCTTACAAACTGTGGCTTTCGGAAACTGGTACGTAACAATTTAAATAGGAAGAGTTTGTAATATGATATGTTGCAGATGCTGTGAGAACTAagggattttcttttgtaggaTGAAATTTGGAAGTGATACAATGGAgattaaaatgataaaatagaaaaatacatatataGAATAACataaggaaataataaatgccacatttttgtctcttttatTTAAACCCAAAGGCTTTACATACATAAGAAAGTAAAAGAAGACTTAAAGATCGTTTCAACGAACACTGCCGACCAGTTGACAAGCCCACCAACATATCCAAACCTATCTGATACGAAGGTATCGCAACATTTTCAGTAATCGGATCATCACACCGCTAATGGCATCTCACTCATTTTGTTAGAACTTATCCACTCTAATCGCAACAGCGTACCCAAAGCTAGAGAAGCATATCTCAATTCTTCAGCTTTTGGGTTTAAATTGGCAGGAGTCCATAAGTGGGCTGATTACAAAGCATTGTGGAGTGCAATTCGAGACAATTTCTACACCCAATGGACCACTCCGTCCTTTTCCAACTTCGCTCTCCAgcagaaaagccctgggaacgtgATTGGGCTTGTTGACCCAGGCTTTTTCTTCTCGACTCCGGTTTTTTGCGGCAATATTGCACCTTTTACAGTTATCAACTGTTGTCACGTTGTACATATGACGTCATTCATATTCCCTGATAGGGTTTAATAATACTTAAACTATGTGCACCTGGATATtgttttttcagcttttgctCGTTACTAAGTTACCATGACAGTGACAAAGCACTCACTTGAAACTTCCGTTAGGCTATTTATTGATCATAAGTTAATTTGcagaaaatttaaagaaaattattacCATAAATAACTCAATGTTAATGTAATGAATCACGAACacttcaaaggaaaataaatcaaaacgTGCTTCCACGTTTTTAGTTAAACGTAGTTTACAAGAGAAATATTGGTCGCATAAATCGTTTCCCTTACTTAGTAACTCAGTATTGTAAAATGCCTACGGCGAAAACCTCTTTGAAAGTCAGTAACCTTGTAGGAATTTCACAATctcatatgcaaatttagcCTTACTTTTCATTCCGTTGTTGGTTCGAAACAAAGATTGTCCTACATTCCATTGTCTAGCCTTCCGTCATGCGGTGACTTGAAATGTGCTTGAGTGTGTGGTATTACAAATAACCACTCCATTACCTTTCTTGTGGTTTGCACAGACTGAATCGTGAGAAATTTCTGTTGCTCTCAGGAAACTTCCCGATTATTCATTCATCCCTTAAACCCCCGGAAAGCGAACTTGCAGGAAGGTATAAATCAAGCAATTGATTCGGAAAATTCACATCACGCTTATACACAGTTTGTGTTTGAGCTAGGAGGTTACAACACAAGTTACGAGTTTTAAACACCTCAGTCAAGTGAGCAGGAACTTTTAAAATGCCGAAGGAGAAAAACgtcccaaaggaaaaaaacacaaaaagccgAGACAAAGAACAAGACAATTATTTACAGAAATTTACTATTGCTGTATTTGGAGATTCAGGCGTTGGTAAAACATCCTTGATAAATCATCTTGtgggaataaaatttaatCCCGAACACGTGCCAACGATAGAAGATTTTCACGTTAAACATATAGCTTTCAAGAACAAAACATGTGAACTTCAAATCATTGATACCTCAGGGACGTACGAATTTCCAGCCATGAGGAGAGTCGACATGGAAAAGGCCGATGCATTGGTGCTAGTGTACTCCATGGATAGGCCGGAATCGTTTATAAAGTTAGAGCGCTACATGGAGGAACTTAGTCAAAGCCGAAATAATTCAGCAAAAGATTGTGTCAAACCTGTTGTTGTAGTCTCaaacaaaagcgacctcccgAATTTAAAGGAGCCAATGTTTATGGACAAACGAGGGCTAAGCATCAGCGTTGGTAGGCACCTTGAAGTCAAATATGGTTGCCATTGGTTCGATGCTTCAGCGAAACTGGGAAACAACGTGCAGGATGCGTTTCTTAAAAATTTGGATTGTCTAGTTAGGAGCTGTAGTAAGGAAAGACCAAGTCGCCCAGTTAGGAGGATAAGTTCGATGATACAAAGACGGATTAAATCTCCTCGATAAAAGAATCTGTTATGCTATTCCAAGGTCGCTGCAGCAGTGAAAAAATTTCATACTAATCCTATATGCACTTTAACTAGAACGATATATAATCGTCAATCCAGCATCGTAAATGTTGGAAATCAGTGTGGGTCATGTCCAGTCGCATATCGTTTAACCAGGTTAAACAGCTGTCGTGCACTCTTTAAACGATTCAAGTTATTTGCGAAGGTAAATATATTGAGATCAGACAATTAAAAATCTCATCAATCCAAACACCGTAACTATTGAAAATGATTTACGCCCCTGATCcactgaaaaacattttcaatcTAAAAATGCGAAAAATGACTCCTTTGTCAAGACACTTGACGTTATATTGTACCCTAGATTTGACGAATAAATTAGGTCACACATGTATTTGATTCTGTTACAGTCAGGtgtgaataaaaaagaaattggggAAGGTTGAATCCTTCGATTCTGATTGCTTTGTCTTCGTTAAACGACGAGTTTTGTGTGATTTCATTACTCATTCAAAAAAGAGAACTTTGAAATCATCATTAGCTTTTAATTTCCATATATCAAGCAAAACGTAAATGACAACTCGGCGTGACGTCTTCAAGGACATTTTTTTACCTCAaggcaattttcttttagcaaTGTGCTATGGGGCTCAATTAACTAAAGTAGTTTTATAATTAGCACCCATTGAATCTTCGCTCAGGAATTGAATTTCTGCAGCGATTCTTTCGACTTTGAGCTCAAGATGTAGAACTCAGCAAGGCAGTTTGTGACTGATAAACATTTCGGCGACAGCAGGTGGCTTCCCCCTTGACAACAAGAACATATTAAAACATGGATACGCTTGATTAAAAACCAGCAATCTCTCGGTTTGATAGCAAGCACGCTTTCTTGACTCAAAAAGGCCATAAAGTTTTAATGAGCATGCGCACAACTAAAAAAATGACTACGCACACTGACGCAAGTGcgttttacatttttgtgcATTTCTGGCGCGTTCTTGTCATAGCAACAAAGCATGAACAACTTTTGTAATGGCGAAGGCGTGGGAAACAAGAAATTCGCAAATCCGCATGCTTTTGTTATGACCAAAACCTGGCAAATTATTTCTGCACGCTCGCATGCCCTGCACGaacttgtttcattttgattcATCTCTTTGCCGTTCCCTGataaacgacgacgtgaaatgatcaaattcaaagtccTATCCGGGAAGCTAGGTCATGACTTCAAATGGCCAATCGTTCATTACATTTCTATTCTTGAACTTTGTCAGTATAGTTTATTTGACAGAAAAACGAACTTAGAAAATTGCATCCCGATAAGCCTCCAACGAATACGAATTTTCACCGGCATCTTGATTTTTGAGCGAGAAGAATGAGAGAAAGACTTTTCACCGGCATCTTGATTTTTGAGCGAGAAGAATGAGAGAAAGACTGGAGATAAGAACTAAAGAATAGCAGTTTTGGGGGATGGACTGGGGCTTGTAATAAGTAATTCTATGATGAATCACTTCAACTCGCGAAATTGCAGCGTTTTCGATTTCTCTGTAAtccaacaaaacaaagcagtgACATGTTGCTCTTGGCTTCCACAAAGTGTGCGCCTGCACTTTGTCGGCAAGGTCGGCGGTTAGCCACCCTAGGCCAGGATCGCGTGAGATTGAATCTTGTTCTAAGGCCCTCGCGATTTTCACCACCGACAAAAATAATCAACGGTTCTGAGAACTTCAAACATAAAACTCCATCATATTTGGATCGTCCGTTGACTGCTCTCGTGTGGTTCTTCGTTTCTTATCCAAGAATACATCTCGAAATTCTTCGAGTATTGCATTCTGTTTCCTCAGGGCTGAGGTTAATTCTCTCAACCTAAGGTTTTCAAAGGCGAGGGAAAATCAATCATAGGTAATAAAATGGGACTTAATAACTAAGGGCCAGCAAATATAACAACTCGTTCCTCTTTCTTAAGGATAACGGCATATTTTATAGGTTTGATCGTTCATTTAATTTCATATCGCTCTTTGGCATTAACGTGCTAGTGTGATACGCCATGACAATTTCGTGTTGGTCACATCTAAACTGTTAACAGTCAAACAACGGCATACTTACTGCTCATCGTGTCTCTCAATTGTTTCTTGGAGATCCGCAGCTATTTCCTGTTTCTCGTCATCTTCTTGCCGAGGAGACAGAAGTTTTACTAACATATCTCTAATCTGACAATTAAAAGGAGGCCAGTCAATGAAAG carries:
- the LOC141875840 gene encoding ras-related protein rapA-like, which encodes MPKEKNVPKEKNTKSRDKEQDNYLQKFTIAVFGDSGVGKTSLINHLVGIKFNPEHVPTIEDFHVKHIAFKNKTCELQIIDTSGTYEFPAMRRVDMEKADALVLVYSMDRPESFIKLERYMEELSQSRNNSAKDCVKPVVVVSNKSDLPNLKEPMFMDKRGLSISVGRHLEVKYGCHWFDASAKLGNNVQDAFLKNLDCLVRSCSKERPSRPVRRISSMIQRRIKSPR